From the genome of Uranotaenia lowii strain MFRU-FL chromosome 1, ASM2978415v1, whole genome shotgun sequence, one region includes:
- the LOC129738574 gene encoding pancreatic lipase-related protein 2-like produces the protein MMLVLTFLLLLIVRVECHSSQQRLINGKGGSSSAKRVNEATLSELKHFFPGADGRMHQINGYNKESEHFSFVAERDTVFRLYTQGNPSFEVLAVNDTSSVLRSKFNASHPTRFTIHGFTSSGDDNFNSMVRDQYFKLGEYNMIVVDWRAGSGFNMSFPSYLQSRKRVGSVGRATSRLIDTLVQASNVSLSSISLIGYSLGAHVAGNVGKAQQGRISTIIGLDPAGPLFFDWDSDRLSSRDAQYVEVLHTSLAGYSHPIGTADFYANGGIFIQPGCSDIWCAHDRAPEYFAESLTSQVGFMARKCRRLTINIFDVTCTPDGQLRAKMGGEPANTGSDVMGSYRFETNSVAPFAQGDQQSKRKSLKNKKKFNKMSAKP, from the exons ATGATGCTTGTCCTAACTTTCTTATTGCttt tgATCGTACGCGTAGAATGTCACAGCTCACAGCAAAGGCTGATCAATGGAAAAGGTGGCAGCAGTTCTGCTAAACGTGTCAATGAAGCAACACTCTCAGAGTTGAAACATTTCTTTCCCGGTGCCGATGGACGGATGCATCAAATCAATGGCTACAACAAGGAATCGGAGCATTTTTCGTTTGTTGCCGAAAGAGACACCGTTTTCCGACTTTACACCCAGGGTAATCCTTCGTTTGAAGTTCTTGCAGTAAACGACACCAGTTCGGTTTTGCGGTCGAAGTTCAACGCTTCCCATCCGACCCGTTTCACCATCCATGGATTCACGAGTAGCGGAGATGATAATTTCAATTCGATGGTGCGGGATCAGTATTTCAAGCTCGGGGAGTACAACATGATAGTCGTCGATTGGCGCGCCGGATCTGGCTTCAATATGAGCTTTCCTTCCTATCTACAAAGCCGGAAAAGGGTTGGATCTGTTGGACGAGCCACTTCGCGACTTATCGATACATTGGTTCAGGCTAGTAATGTATCGCTCAGCTCGATATCGCTCATAGGCTACAGTTTGGGGGCCCACGTGGCTGGAAATGTGGGTAAAGCTCAGCAGGGTCGAATTTCCACGATCATCGGCTTGGATCCGGCAGGACCACTGTTCTTCGATTGGGACAGTGATAGACTTTCCAGCCGAGATGCCCAATACGTTGAAGTGCTTCACACCAGTCTAGCCGGATACAGTCATCCGATAGGGACGGCAGATTTCTACGCCAATGGCGGAATATTTATCCAACCGGGATGTTCGGACATTTGGTGCGCTCATGATCGAGCTCCTGAATACTTTGCCGAATCACTCACTAGCCAGGTGGGATTTATGGCGAGGAAATGCCGTCGGTTAaccataaatatttttgatgtgACTTGTACTCCGGATGGACAGCTGAGAGCAAAGATGGGCGGCGAGCCTGCCAATACCGGAAGTGATGTGATGGGCTCTTATCGATTCGAAACTAATTCGGTGGCCCCGTTCGCTCAGGGGGATCAGCAATCGAAacggaaaagtttgaaaaacaaaaagaaattcaaCAAGATGTCAGCCAAGccttga